A stretch of Paenibacillus sp. URB8-2 DNA encodes these proteins:
- the panD gene encoding aspartate 1-decarboxylase, with protein MFRHMMKSKIHRATVTEANLNYVGSITIDEALMEAADLLENEKVQIVDNNNGSRLETYVIPGPRGSGVICLNGAAARLVQPGDTVIIISYGIFSQEELERHKPTVVFVDENNRPVKLDNKELHATIA; from the coding sequence TTGTTTAGACATATGATGAAATCGAAAATTCACCGGGCGACGGTAACCGAAGCCAATTTAAACTATGTAGGCAGCATTACGATTGATGAGGCTCTTATGGAAGCTGCCGACCTGCTGGAGAATGAAAAGGTGCAGATTGTGGACAACAACAACGGTTCCCGTCTGGAAACCTATGTCATTCCGGGTCCGCGCGGCAGCGGCGTCATTTGTCTGAACGGCGCGGCGGCAAGACTTGTGCAACCTGGCGATACGGTAATTATTATTTCCTATGGGATTTTTTCCCAGGAAGAGCTTGAACGGCACAAGCCTACGGTCGTGTTTGTGGATGAGAACAACCGTCCGGTTAAGCTGGACAACAAAGAGCTTCACGCGACGATTGCCTGA
- the panC gene encoding pantoate--beta-alanine ligase, translated as MRVVRTIEQLREAVGFMRDAGQGPVGLVPTMGYLHDGHASLLRRAGEMCGTVVMSIFVNPIQFGPNEDYEAYPRDERRDLELAEREGVDIVFIPAVEVMYPREIRSKIVVSSLTTRLCGASRPGHFDGVTTVVAKLFNLVQPDYAFFGLKDAQQVAVLRQMVDDLNMNVKIVPCPIVREGDGLALSSRNVYLSAEERRQALVLSRSLREARAAVEEGRAATTGEVRELLSTIISGSPLADIDYAEILTFPELEPLEGNFPLTEAEGEIIMALAVRFGRTRLIDNIIFTPKEVAALV; from the coding sequence ATGAGAGTCGTTAGAACGATAGAGCAGCTGCGGGAGGCCGTCGGATTCATGCGCGATGCGGGACAAGGGCCCGTAGGGCTGGTGCCTACGATGGGCTATCTGCATGATGGTCACGCAAGTCTGCTGCGCCGTGCGGGCGAAATGTGCGGTACGGTAGTCATGAGCATATTCGTCAATCCGATTCAATTCGGACCGAATGAGGATTATGAAGCCTATCCGCGCGACGAACGGCGGGATCTGGAGCTTGCGGAGCGCGAGGGTGTCGATATCGTGTTTATTCCTGCGGTAGAGGTGATGTATCCCCGGGAAATCCGCAGCAAAATCGTGGTCTCTTCTCTTACGACGAGACTGTGCGGAGCTTCACGTCCGGGTCATTTCGACGGTGTAACAACGGTTGTAGCCAAGCTGTTTAACCTGGTTCAACCGGATTATGCCTTTTTCGGACTGAAAGACGCCCAGCAGGTGGCGGTGCTTCGGCAAATGGTCGACGACTTGAACATGAATGTGAAGATCGTTCCCTGTCCTATCGTACGCGAAGGAGACGGGCTCGCGCTCAGCTCCCGTAACGTCTATTTATCGGCCGAAGAACGCCGTCAGGCGCTGGTGCTGTCCCGTTCGCTTCGGGAGGCCCGCGCAGCGGTAGAGGAAGGACGCGCTGCTACGACCGGTGAAGTCCGGGAGCTGCTGTCAACCATTATTTCCGGCTCGCCGCTTGCTGATATTGATTATGCGGAAATCTTGACATTTCCGGAGCTTGAACCGCTTGAGGGTAATTTCCCGCTCACCGAAGCCGAAGGAGAAATTATCATGGCGCTGGCCGTCCGGTTCGGCCGAACCCGTCTGATCGACAATATCATCTTTACGCCGAAGGAGGTCGCAGCTCTTGTTTAG
- the panB gene encoding 3-methyl-2-oxobutanoate hydroxymethyltransferase translates to MAEKQPLNIVKMKKMKAEGVPLSMLTAYDYPSARLAEEAGVDMILVGDSLGNVVLGYDSTLPVTIDDMVYHTRAAARGAEHTFIVADMPFMTYHGGIDESLRNVRRLMQEGHAHAVKMEGGLEICGTVSSIVSAGVPVLGHIGLTPQSVNTIGGYRVQGKDARDAQRLMDEAKALEKAGAFGIVLELVTEEVAEAITKELSIPTIGIGAGRYCDGQVLVYHDVLRYASPYREKRFVKTYADVGGIIRDALGQYVMDVKQRAFPAASHAFGADEGVLESLYGAAGKGARS, encoded by the coding sequence ATGGCTGAAAAACAACCACTGAATATTGTGAAAATGAAAAAAATGAAGGCGGAAGGCGTGCCGCTGAGCATGCTGACCGCGTATGACTATCCTTCGGCCCGCCTGGCTGAAGAGGCAGGAGTCGATATGATTCTTGTAGGCGACTCGCTTGGCAACGTTGTTCTCGGATATGATTCGACGCTGCCTGTAACAATCGACGATATGGTATATCATACACGGGCCGCTGCCAGGGGTGCTGAGCATACCTTCATTGTGGCGGATATGCCTTTTATGACGTATCACGGCGGTATTGACGAAAGCCTGCGGAATGTGCGCCGTCTGATGCAGGAAGGACATGCCCATGCGGTAAAAATGGAAGGCGGGCTCGAAATTTGTGGAACCGTGTCCTCTATCGTCTCCGCGGGCGTGCCGGTGCTGGGCCACATCGGGCTTACGCCGCAATCGGTAAATACGATCGGCGGATACCGGGTGCAGGGCAAGGACGCCAGGGATGCGCAGCGTCTGATGGACGAGGCGAAAGCGCTGGAGAAGGCGGGCGCGTTCGGCATCGTGCTGGAGCTCGTGACCGAGGAAGTGGCTGAAGCCATCACGAAGGAGCTCTCCATACCGACCATTGGGATCGGAGCGGGCCGCTATTGCGACGGGCAGGTGCTCGTGTACCATGATGTGCTGAGGTATGCTTCGCCTTACAGGGAGAAGCGGTTTGTGAAGACATACGCTGATGTCGGCGGTATTATCCGCGACGCGCTCGGCCAGTATGTGATGGATGTCAAGCAGCGCGCCTTTCCTGCAGCGAGCCATGCTTTCGGTGCGGATGAGGGTGTTCTGGAATCATTGTACGGCGCAGCCGGAAAAGGAGCGAGATCATAA
- a CDS encoding biotin--[acetyl-CoA-carboxylase] ligase → MSMEKIKSAAFEAESLPDLEWAGSLHRLDSVVSTQEEAKLLAEKGVPQGTAVMAEEQTGGRGRMGRKWHSPKGKGIWMSVVLRPAIPLQSTPQLTLLAGVAVCSAIRKMTGVEAGIKWPNDLLARGRKLCGILLESSFGPGGLQYCIAGIGISANLTEEDYPAELREIATSLLIEGGMPVDRGELAKEVLRELKYHYGLYMDQGLKPIARLWEEQSVTLGRRIGLKTPQGWLEGTAIGLGEDGGLLLREENGTVTSVCTGEIVLI, encoded by the coding sequence ATGAGCATGGAGAAGATTAAGTCAGCCGCCTTCGAAGCGGAGAGCCTGCCGGATCTGGAATGGGCCGGCAGCCTGCACCGCCTGGATTCGGTGGTCTCTACCCAGGAGGAAGCTAAGCTTCTGGCGGAGAAGGGCGTTCCGCAAGGGACGGCCGTCATGGCCGAGGAACAGACTGGCGGGCGGGGACGGATGGGCCGGAAATGGCACTCTCCGAAAGGCAAGGGCATCTGGATGAGCGTTGTTTTGCGTCCGGCCATCCCGCTGCAGTCTACGCCCCAGCTGACGCTTCTGGCAGGCGTCGCCGTCTGCTCCGCCATCCGGAAGATGACTGGCGTTGAAGCGGGCATCAAATGGCCGAACGATCTTCTGGCGCGCGGCAGAAAGCTGTGCGGTATTTTGCTGGAATCAAGCTTTGGACCGGGAGGTCTCCAATATTGCATCGCCGGGATCGGCATCAGCGCCAATCTAACGGAGGAAGACTATCCGGCGGAGCTCAGGGAAATTGCGACATCACTGCTGATCGAAGGCGGAATGCCGGTCGATCGCGGGGAGCTGGCCAAAGAAGTACTCCGGGAGCTGAAATACCATTACGGGCTGTATATGGATCAAGGGTTGAAGCCCATCGCCCGCTTATGGGAGGAACAGTCGGTTACTCTGGGCAGAAGGATCGGTTTGAAGACGCCGCAGGGCTGGCTTGAAGGGACTGCTATCGGTCTTGGAGAAGACGGCGGACTGCTGCTTCGGGAGGAGAACGGAACGGTTACGAGCGTGTGCACCGGCGAAATCGTTCTGATTTAG